The nucleotide window AACGGATGAGTGCACCTGGGACAAATGCTCGTCCCTCATGCAGGAATACGACGTCTGCCCGATCCCGCTCTCGCCCGAGCCGCTCATCGGCCTTCCGGCCCTGAACGGCTACCTGGACGCAAACGGATCGAAGCTGACCCTGTAGGCCAGCGCTCCCGCGCAGCCCCCTAAATCTTTTGCTCGTGTTCCCCGAAACAGGGGATGCAGTAGGTCTCGCCGCCCATGCGCCGGGTGCGCGACTCCATGACCGTCTCCCCGCACCCCGTGCACACGAGGCTCTCGAGAATCCGGGCGGGCTTGGGCGGGTCGCAGGTCAAGGCGGTGATCCGGAACAGGTCGTCCAGCTCCATCGACATGAAGCGCTCCTGCATCTGCCCGCGCAGGGCCATGATCCGCTCCCGGATTTCGGGCGACCCGTTTCCGGAAGCGTCCAGGGTGGTCAACTCGCCCATCTCGCGCCCGACCTCGCCCCATGAGTCGGGGTTGAGCACGGCCCGCAGTCCCTTGCCCTTCTTCCGGTCAAAGAAGGAAAAAGCCATCTTGCCGTAATCCCGGTGCATGAAGTTGCCCTTGCCCAAGGTGCAGTCCGTTATGAACTGGATGGCGTCCACGCCGCACATGTCGGTCTCGGCCACGGCCACCATCTCGGTCTCCCCGGGCAGGCCCAGGTCGCGAAAGGCAAGCTCGGCGGCCCGGATGCCGATGGCCAGGCCGGGACAGGAGTGTCCGTGGAAGGCGATGGTGTCTTGGATGACTTCAGGGGGAAAAGCGCAGGGCATAAGGTCTCCTTTAGATATGAATCAGGCGGCCGGGACCACCAGCGGGCTCCCGTTCACCGTGAGGATGTCCACGGGCAATCCGTAAACCTCTTCCACCACGGCCGAGGTCACCTCGCAGGTCGGGCCGGTGGAATGAATCCGCCCGTCCTTGAGGAACAGGACCCGGTCCGCATAACGGAAGGCCGTGTTGAGATCATGCATGGTCATGACCGCGCAGATGGCGTGCTCGCTGACCACCCGCCGGATCATGGTCAAAATATCCACCTGGCTCTTGAGGTCCAGGGAACTGGTGGGCTCGTCCAGCAGCATCAGCCGGGGCTCCTGGACCAGGGTCCGGGCGATGGCCACCTTCTGCAGCTCCCCGCCGCTGAGCTGGTCTATGTAGCGCAGGGCCAGCCGGTCGAGGCGCAGCCGCTTCAGCGCCGAATCCACGATGCGCAGGTCCTCGTCCCGAACCTTCCAGCGGATGTGGGGCTTGCGGCCCATGAGCACGGCGTCGAACACGGTCAGCCGCGCGGCCTCGCATTTCTGGGCCACGTAGCCGATGTTCAGGGCGATCTCGTCGGGCTTCATCTTGAGGACGTTGCGGTCCTCGACCATGACCACGCCGCCGGACGGTCGATGAATGGCGTTGATGCACTTGAGCAGGGTGGTCTTGCCCACTCCGTTGGGGCCGAGGATGGCCAGAAGCTCCCCGCCCGATAGCCCGAAATCCACGCCGTCGAGCACTGGGTGCCCGTTGTAGCCGAAGGCCACCCTGGAAACGGAAAGGCTCATCCGCGCTGCCCCCTGAGTATGAGGTAGATGAAGACCGGCGCGCCCAGGAAGGCCGTGAGCACCGAAACCGGCAGGACGTGCGGCGCCAGTATCAGCCGGGCCACGGTGTCCGACACCAGCAGGAGCAGCCCGCCGCCGAGGATGGTCGCGGGCAGC belongs to Pseudodesulfovibrio portus and includes:
- a CDS encoding FmdE family protein — encoded protein: MPCAFPPEVIQDTIAFHGHSCPGLAIGIRAAELAFRDLGLPGETEMVAVAETDMCGVDAIQFITDCTLGKGNFMHRDYGKMAFSFFDRKKGKGLRAVLNPDSWGEVGREMGELTTLDASGNGSPEIRERIMALRGQMQERFMSMELDDLFRITALTCDPPKPARILESLVCTGCGETVMESRTRRMGGETYCIPCFGEHEQKI
- a CDS encoding ABC transporter ATP-binding protein, giving the protein MSLSVSRVAFGYNGHPVLDGVDFGLSGGELLAILGPNGVGKTTLLKCINAIHRPSGGVVMVEDRNVLKMKPDEIALNIGYVAQKCEAARLTVFDAVLMGRKPHIRWKVRDEDLRIVDSALKRLRLDRLALRYIDQLSGGELQKVAIARTLVQEPRLMLLDEPTSSLDLKSQVDILTMIRRVVSEHAICAVMTMHDLNTAFRYADRVLFLKDGRIHSTGPTCEVTSAVVEEVYGLPVDILTVNGSPLVVPAA